One Streptomyces mobaraensis NBRC 13819 = DSM 40847 DNA segment encodes these proteins:
- a CDS encoding type I polyketide synthase, translated as MAATYEKVLEALRASVKEATRLKQENQRLADAAREPVAIVGMACRFPGDVRSPEDFWRLLADGTDAVGPFPEDRGWDTDELYDPDPDRVGKSYVRHGAFVRDADRFDAAFFGISPREAVAMDPQQRLLLETAWEAFERAGIDPESVRGSRTGVFVGTAPLGYATGARQGSDGAEGYLLTGTTVSVASGRLAYVLGLEGPAVTVDTACSSSLVALHLACQSLRRGESTLALAGGMAVMAEPRMFVEFSRQRGLAPDGRCKAFAAGADGTAWGEGGGVLLLERLSDARRNGHPVLAVVRGSAVNQDGASNGLTAPSGPSQQRVVREALADAGLTPDQVDAVEAHGTGTSLGDPIEAQALLATYGQGRPADRPLWLGSVKSNIGHTQLAAGVAGVIKTVLAMRHGTLPRTLHVDAPTPHVDWSSGAVSLLTEPVDWPETGRPRRAAVSSFGISGTNAHVVLEQGDGPSSAEELPDGEGPLLWAVSARSPEALRAQAARLADAVRTHPDWRPGDLARVLVRSRAALEHRATVTGTTRDDLLTGLDALRDGVSAPRLVRDTVRRAGKTAFLFTGQGAQRAGAGAELHAGHPAFARALDDVCEALGDGLGAETRALVLGTGDPALLKGTLHAQTTLFALETALFRLLEAWELRPDALLGHSIGELAAAHAAGVFSLEDAATVVAARGRLMARLPSGGGMTAVQADEEEVLPLLADRAHLAAVAAVNGPRAVVVSGDEDTVREIAGRFAADGRRTKRLDVSHAFHSPRMDGMLDGFRAVLDRVTLHAPALPLVSDLTGRTLTADEARDPGYWVRHVRDTIRFRDGVRRLLAQGVRTCLELGPAGVLSALAQDTAAEDGGDLTAVPLLRRDRPEPETVRTAFAHAWARGARTGLAAALPAGPTPHLDLPTYAFQGERHWLRPADAGDGPAGPAALGLDAAGHPLLTAAVRPADDDRLVLTGRISTRSHPWIADHVVLGTVIVPGTAYLDLVLDAARRVGCGTVEELNQEAPLILTGTRPADVQLTVGAPDADGRRAVAVHSRPDDGAEWTRHAHGTVAPGTPEPARDLSGDWLPADAVPVDLTDFYPSVVADGFAYGPTFRGLTALWRSGDEVFGEVALPEAARTDAAGYGVHPALLDAALHAGLVGNTGDTVRLPFCWNRVGLHTTGATALRVHLAPAGPDAMRLTVADADGTPVLTADSLQARPVSLGQLQAARRDETLHELRWTAAPDAEPETRARTWALLGDGVPGLPGALPAGDRLVGYEAGAGVPGAAPVVPAPGRRAGDAAAEVLPADDRLVADAADAGVPGPAPGLSIGGAAAETLPADDPLLGAAGVPDVALVAPAPGRPVRETVAETLDLLQRWLADERTASSVLAVLTRGAVATGPGESVPHPELAAVWGLVGAAQAENPGRFVLADLPPDTDATPELLTALLAGEPQLALRDGAVRVLRLAPARLPADAVPPVLGPDGTVLVTGGTGALGALVARHLVERHGVRHLLLLGRQGPAAEGAGELVTDLKERGAHVDVRACDVSDRTALAAALAAVPADRPLTAVVHAAGVVDDAVVPALTAERAAAVLAPKADAAHHLHELTRDLPLAAFVLFSSATATLGGAGQGSYAAANAYLDALAAHRAAAGLPALSLAWGPWEGTGGMADALDEAGRRRMRRSGVLPLSADEGLALFDAALAADRPVLLPVRLETAALRAASAQLPPLFHGLVPPPAQAVRAAGPDAAGDLRRRLAGLDAAGRDRVLLDLVRTQAAQVLGHAGAAAVAPDQPFEDLGFDSLTAVELRNRLTAATGTRLSATLVFDYPTAAALARHLREALPDGDAPAARSVLDDLDRLEAALAALPADDPDRVRVATRLRAVAARWDDDRPVPADDEPASGTDLSAADDDEVFDYIEKELGIS; from the coding sequence ATGGCTGCAACGTACGAGAAGGTCCTGGAAGCGCTGCGCGCGTCCGTCAAGGAGGCGACCCGGCTCAAGCAGGAGAACCAGCGGCTCGCCGACGCCGCGCGCGAACCCGTCGCGATCGTCGGCATGGCCTGCCGCTTCCCCGGGGACGTACGCTCCCCCGAGGACTTCTGGCGGCTCCTCGCCGACGGCACCGACGCCGTCGGCCCGTTCCCCGAGGACCGCGGCTGGGACACCGACGAGCTGTACGACCCCGACCCCGACCGGGTGGGCAAGAGCTATGTGCGGCACGGCGCGTTCGTCCGCGACGCGGACCGGTTCGACGCCGCGTTCTTCGGCATCAGTCCCCGCGAGGCCGTCGCCATGGACCCGCAGCAGCGGCTGCTGCTGGAGACCGCCTGGGAGGCGTTCGAACGGGCCGGCATCGACCCGGAGTCCGTCCGCGGCAGCCGCACCGGCGTCTTCGTCGGCACCGCGCCGCTCGGCTACGCCACCGGCGCCCGGCAGGGCTCCGACGGCGCCGAGGGCTACCTGCTGACCGGCACCACCGTCAGCGTCGCCTCCGGGCGGCTCGCCTACGTCCTCGGCCTGGAGGGCCCGGCCGTCACCGTCGACACCGCCTGCTCGTCGTCGCTGGTCGCACTGCACCTGGCCTGCCAGTCGCTGCGGCGCGGCGAGTCCACCCTCGCCCTGGCCGGCGGGATGGCCGTGATGGCCGAGCCGCGCATGTTCGTCGAGTTCAGCCGGCAGCGCGGGCTCGCTCCCGACGGCCGGTGCAAGGCGTTCGCCGCCGGCGCCGACGGCACCGCGTGGGGCGAGGGCGGCGGCGTCCTGCTGCTCGAACGGCTCTCCGACGCGCGCCGCAACGGCCACCCCGTCCTCGCCGTCGTCCGCGGCTCCGCCGTCAACCAGGACGGCGCCTCCAACGGGCTCACCGCCCCCAGCGGCCCCTCCCAGCAGCGGGTCGTCCGCGAGGCCCTCGCCGACGCCGGGCTCACCCCCGACCAGGTCGACGCCGTCGAGGCGCACGGCACCGGTACCTCCCTCGGCGACCCCATCGAGGCCCAGGCGCTGCTCGCCACCTACGGCCAAGGGCGGCCCGCCGACCGGCCGTTGTGGCTGGGTTCGGTGAAGTCCAACATCGGCCACACCCAGCTCGCCGCCGGTGTCGCCGGCGTCATCAAGACCGTTCTCGCCATGCGCCACGGCACCCTCCCGCGCACCCTGCACGTCGACGCGCCCACCCCACACGTCGACTGGTCCTCCGGCGCCGTCTCCCTGCTCACCGAACCGGTCGACTGGCCCGAGACAGGACGCCCGCGCCGCGCCGCCGTCTCGTCGTTCGGCATCAGCGGCACCAACGCCCACGTCGTCCTCGAACAGGGCGACGGCCCGTCCTCCGCAGAGGAACTGCCGGACGGGGAAGGCCCCTTGCTGTGGGCCGTGTCCGCCCGGAGCCCCGAGGCGCTGCGCGCCCAGGCCGCCCGGCTGGCCGACGCCGTCCGCACCCACCCCGACTGGCGCCCCGGCGACCTCGCCCGCGTCCTCGTCCGCTCCCGCGCCGCCCTGGAGCACCGCGCCACCGTCACCGGCACCACCCGCGACGACCTGCTGACCGGCCTCGACGCGCTGCGCGACGGCGTCTCCGCGCCCCGCCTGGTCCGCGACACCGTCCGGCGCGCCGGCAAGACCGCGTTCCTCTTCACCGGCCAGGGCGCCCAGCGCGCCGGCGCCGGTGCCGAACTTCACGCAGGTCACCCGGCGTTCGCCCGTGCCCTCGACGACGTGTGCGAGGCCCTGGGCGACGGCCTCGGCGCCGAGACCCGCGCCCTCGTCCTCGGCACCGGCGACCCCGCCCTCCTCAAGGGCACCCTGCACGCCCAGACCACCCTGTTCGCCCTGGAAACCGCCCTCTTCCGGCTCCTGGAAGCGTGGGAGCTGCGCCCGGACGCCCTCCTCGGGCACTCCATCGGCGAACTGGCCGCCGCGCACGCCGCCGGGGTGTTCTCCCTGGAGGACGCGGCGACCGTCGTCGCCGCCCGCGGCCGCCTCATGGCCCGCTTGCCCAGCGGCGGCGGCATGACGGCCGTCCAGGCGGACGAGGAGGAGGTACTGCCGCTGCTGGCGGACCGCGCCCACCTCGCGGCCGTCGCCGCCGTCAACGGCCCCCGCGCCGTCGTCGTCTCCGGCGACGAGGACACCGTCCGCGAGATCGCCGGACGGTTCGCCGCCGACGGCCGCCGCACCAAGCGCCTCGACGTCAGCCACGCCTTCCACTCCCCGCGCATGGACGGCATGCTGGACGGCTTCCGCGCCGTCCTCGACCGCGTCACCCTCCATGCGCCCGCCCTCCCGCTCGTCTCCGACCTCACCGGCCGCACCCTCACCGCCGACGAGGCCCGCGACCCCGGCTACTGGGTGCGGCACGTCCGCGACACCATCCGGTTCCGCGACGGCGTCCGCCGCCTCCTCGCCCAGGGCGTGCGCACCTGCCTCGAACTCGGCCCCGCCGGTGTGCTGTCCGCCCTCGCCCAGGACACCGCGGCCGAGGACGGCGGCGACCTCACCGCCGTCCCCCTGCTGCGCCGGGACCGGCCCGAGCCCGAGACCGTCCGCACCGCCTTCGCCCACGCCTGGGCGCGCGGCGCCCGCACCGGCCTCGCCGCCGCCCTGCCCGCCGGACCCACCCCGCACCTGGACCTGCCCACCTACGCGTTCCAGGGCGAACGCCACTGGCTGCGGCCCGCCGACGCCGGCGACGGCCCGGCGGGACCCGCCGCGCTCGGCCTCGACGCCGCCGGACACCCGCTGCTCACCGCCGCCGTACGGCCGGCCGACGACGACCGGCTCGTCCTCACCGGCCGGATCTCCACCCGCAGCCACCCGTGGATCGCCGACCACGTCGTCCTCGGCACCGTCATCGTCCCCGGCACCGCCTACCTCGACCTCGTCCTGGACGCCGCCCGCCGCGTCGGCTGCGGCACGGTCGAGGAGCTGAACCAGGAGGCGCCGCTGATCCTCACCGGCACCCGCCCGGCCGACGTCCAGCTCACCGTCGGCGCCCCCGACGCCGACGGCCGGCGCGCCGTGGCCGTCCACTCGCGGCCCGACGACGGCGCCGAGTGGACCCGGCACGCCCACGGCACCGTCGCCCCCGGCACCCCCGAGCCCGCCCGCGACCTGTCCGGCGACTGGCTCCCGGCGGACGCCGTCCCCGTCGACCTCACCGACTTCTACCCGTCCGTGGTCGCCGACGGCTTCGCCTACGGCCCCACCTTCCGCGGCCTGACCGCGCTCTGGCGGTCCGGCGACGAGGTGTTCGGCGAGGTGGCCCTCCCCGAGGCGGCCCGCACCGACGCGGCCGGCTACGGGGTGCACCCCGCGCTGCTGGACGCGGCCCTGCACGCCGGGCTCGTCGGCAACACCGGCGACACCGTCCGGCTGCCCTTCTGCTGGAACCGCGTCGGCCTGCACACGACCGGCGCCACCGCGCTCCGCGTCCACCTCGCCCCCGCCGGGCCGGACGCCATGCGGCTCACCGTGGCCGACGCCGACGGCACCCCCGTCCTCACCGCCGACTCCCTCCAGGCCCGCCCGGTCTCCCTCGGCCAACTCCAGGCCGCCCGCCGGGACGAGACCCTCCACGAGCTCCGCTGGACCGCCGCCCCCGACGCCGAGCCGGAGACCCGGGCCCGCACCTGGGCGCTGCTCGGCGACGGCGTGCCGGGCCTCCCCGGAGCCCTGCCGGCCGGTGACCGGCTCGTCGGGTACGAGGCCGGTGCCGGCGTGCCCGGTGCGGCGCCGGTCGTCCCGGCGCCGGGGCGACGGGCGGGAGATGCCGCCGCCGAGGTCCTGCCCGCTGACGACCGGCTCGTCGCGGATGCCGCCGATGCCGGAGTGCCGGGCCCGGCGCCCGGGCTGTCGATAGGGGGTGCCGCCGCCGAAACCCTGCCCGCCGACGACCCGCTCCTCGGGGCCGCCGGCGTGCCCGACGTCGCGCTGGTCGCCCCGGCGCCCGGCCGTCCCGTCCGCGAGACCGTCGCCGAGACGCTGGACCTGCTCCAGCGCTGGCTCGCCGACGAGCGCACCGCGTCGTCCGTCCTCGCCGTCCTCACCCGCGGTGCCGTGGCCACCGGCCCCGGCGAGTCCGTCCCACACCCCGAACTGGCCGCGGTCTGGGGCCTGGTGGGCGCCGCGCAGGCCGAGAACCCGGGCCGGTTCGTCCTGGCCGACCTCCCGCCGGACACCGACGCGACACCGGAGCTGCTGACGGCACTCCTCGCGGGCGAGCCCCAACTCGCCCTGCGCGACGGTGCCGTGCGCGTCCTCCGGCTGGCGCCGGCCCGGCTCCCGGCCGACGCCGTACCGCCCGTGCTCGGCCCCGACGGCACCGTCCTCGTCACGGGCGGCACCGGCGCCCTCGGTGCGCTCGTCGCCCGGCACCTGGTCGAACGGCACGGTGTCCGGCACCTGTTGCTGCTCGGCAGGCAGGGGCCGGCCGCCGAAGGGGCCGGGGAACTGGTCACCGACCTGAAGGAGCGAGGCGCCCACGTCGACGTCCGGGCCTGCGACGTGTCCGACCGTACGGCCCTGGCCGCCGCGCTCGCCGCCGTGCCCGCGGACCGTCCGCTGACCGCCGTCGTGCACGCGGCCGGCGTGGTCGACGACGCCGTCGTCCCCGCCCTCACCGCCGAACGCGCCGCCGCCGTCCTCGCGCCCAAGGCCGACGCCGCCCACCACCTGCACGAGCTCACCCGGGACCTGCCGCTCGCCGCGTTCGTGCTGTTCTCCTCCGCCACCGCCACCCTCGGCGGCGCCGGGCAGGGGAGTTACGCGGCGGCCAACGCGTACCTCGACGCCCTCGCCGCGCACCGGGCCGCCGCCGGGCTGCCCGCCCTCTCCCTGGCCTGGGGGCCCTGGGAGGGCACCGGCGGCATGGCCGACGCGCTCGACGAGGCCGGCCGGCGGCGGATGCGCCGCTCCGGCGTCCTGCCGCTCTCCGCCGACGAGGGACTGGCCCTCTTCGACGCCGCCCTCGCCGCGGACCGCCCGGTGCTGCTGCCCGTCCGGCTGGAGACCGCCGCCCTGCGCGCCGCCTCGGCCCAACTGCCGCCGCTGTTCCACGGCTTGGTCCCGCCGCCCGCCCAAGCGGTCCGCGCCGCCGGGCCGGACGCCGCCGGGGACCTGCGGCGGCGCCTCGCCGGGCTGGACGCCGCGGGCCGCGACCGGGTCCTGCTCGACCTGGTCCGCACCCAGGCCGCCCAGGTGCTCGGTCACGCGGGAGCCGCCGCGGTCGCCCCCGACCAGCCGTTCGAGGACCTGGGCTTCGACTCGCTGACCGCCGTCGAACTCCGCAACCGGCTCACCGCCGCCACCGGCACCCGGCTCTCCGCCACCCTCGTCTTCGACTACCCGACGGCCGCCGCCCTGGCCCGGCACCTCCGCGAGGCGCTGCCGGACGGGGACGCCCCCGCCGCCCGGTCCGTCCTCGACGACCTCGACCGGCTGGAGGCGGCCCTCGCCGCACTGCCGGCGGACGACCCGGACCGGGTCCGGGTCGCCACCCGGCTGCGGGCCGTCGCCGCCCGCTGGGACGACGACCGGCCGGTCCCGGCCGACGACGAACCGGCGTCCGGCACCGACCTCTCCGCCGCCGACGACGACGAGGTCTTCGACTACATCGAGAAGGAACTCGGGATTTCCTGA